In Paenibacillus sp. 1781tsa1, one DNA window encodes the following:
- a CDS encoding LysR family transcriptional regulator, with product MNLEQLEYVVEIAKTQSFSAASEHLHVTQSAISQSVHRLEKELGIILFERSRQGTHPTPEGKQFIAKALDILQRIDELKSLNAETSSLSGELHVATFPSVMPYLVQSAADMKREHPQLNISIEEKGSMEIIEDIRSNKTHLGFIAIYAKQLREFDGLHFSPMYSGKLVVGTHHLSELAKHSRVSPDQLKEHKLALYRDGFIEDFIREFTYDHGSLSILFKTNNSEAINMVLRNDIAATIGHDFSFYQNPLWKEGLVKMVEIVGIDQPKMQIGFVQTESKEAAVAAERFARRFRQAIELDHL from the coding sequence ATGAATCTGGAACAGCTCGAATATGTCGTTGAAATTGCAAAAACGCAATCATTCTCCGCCGCCTCGGAGCACCTGCATGTCACACAATCGGCGATCAGCCAATCGGTTCATCGTCTGGAGAAAGAATTGGGTATCATCCTGTTCGAACGCTCGCGGCAGGGAACTCATCCCACTCCCGAAGGCAAACAATTCATTGCCAAGGCACTGGACATTTTGCAGCGGATTGATGAATTGAAATCCCTGAACGCAGAAACCTCCTCTCTTAGCGGAGAGCTTCATGTGGCTACTTTTCCAAGTGTCATGCCCTATCTTGTCCAATCTGCTGCAGATATGAAGCGTGAGCACCCGCAACTTAACATCTCGATTGAAGAGAAAGGGTCCATGGAAATTATCGAGGATATTCGGAGTAACAAAACCCATCTGGGCTTTATCGCGATCTATGCCAAACAATTGCGGGAATTCGATGGACTTCACTTCAGTCCCATGTACTCGGGCAAGCTGGTAGTTGGTACTCATCACCTGTCTGAACTTGCCAAGCACAGCCGTGTTTCACCTGATCAATTAAAAGAACACAAGCTGGCACTCTATCGAGATGGTTTCATTGAAGACTTCATCAGGGAATTCACCTATGATCATGGGTCTCTGTCCATTCTGTTCAAAACAAATAATTCAGAAGCCATCAACATGGTGTTACGAAACGATATTGCCGCCACGATTGGTCACGACTTTTCCTTTTACCAAAATCCATTATGGAAGGAAGGTCTAGTGAAGATGGTAGAGATCGTTGGAATCGATCAACCGAAAATGCAAATTGGCTTCGTGCAGACGGAATCCAAGGAGGCCGCTGTAGCCGCAGAACGATTCGCCCGACGCTTCAGACAGGCGATAGAGCTGGATCATCTATAA
- a CDS encoding 2,3-butanediol dehydrogenase — protein MKAAVWYAHKDVRVEDREVPVAQAGQVKIKVEYAGICGSDLHAYHHGVGIQEGENHPLSGQKAPLTLGHEFAGTVSELGSNVSGISLGQRVVVEPLYHCGKCEYCIQGRYNQCTQFGFVGLNGDGGFAEYVVVESYMVHPIPDNVTFEEGALVEPTAVAFHAVRHSKLKVGNKVAVYGAGPIGLLTILSAKAAGASEIYAVDVFEERLALAAKLGAIPVNSAKVNATEVILQQSGGIDVAYEAAGVQPTMDSAIAVVKKGGEVVVIAAIPNPLQVNFFDLLVKEANLTATLAYRHIFPEVISLIAEGSLDVKQVITKKIKLDDIVEEGLELLMSDKSHAKILVEIGG, from the coding sequence ATGAAAGCAGCAGTATGGTATGCCCATAAAGATGTTCGTGTTGAAGATCGCGAGGTTCCGGTTGCTCAAGCGGGTCAGGTCAAAATCAAAGTGGAATATGCAGGGATCTGCGGCAGTGACTTGCATGCCTATCATCATGGTGTGGGGATTCAAGAAGGCGAGAATCATCCGCTCTCAGGACAGAAAGCGCCGCTGACATTGGGTCATGAATTTGCAGGGACCGTGAGTGAATTGGGGAGTAATGTAAGCGGTATCAGTTTGGGACAGCGAGTTGTGGTAGAGCCATTGTACCACTGTGGAAAATGCGAATACTGTATCCAGGGTCGTTACAACCAATGTACTCAATTTGGATTCGTTGGACTGAATGGTGATGGCGGTTTTGCGGAGTATGTTGTTGTTGAATCCTACATGGTTCATCCCATCCCGGATAACGTAACTTTTGAAGAAGGCGCGCTCGTTGAGCCTACAGCAGTAGCGTTTCATGCGGTTCGACACAGCAAACTGAAAGTGGGTAACAAAGTAGCCGTGTACGGAGCCGGTCCAATTGGATTATTGACCATTCTGTCTGCCAAAGCAGCAGGAGCTTCTGAAATCTATGCCGTTGATGTATTTGAGGAGCGTTTGGCCTTGGCAGCCAAGCTGGGGGCGATTCCGGTAAACAGTGCCAAAGTCAATGCAACCGAAGTGATTTTGCAGCAATCGGGCGGCATCGATGTGGCTTATGAAGCAGCAGGTGTGCAACCAACGATGGATAGCGCCATTGCGGTTGTCAAAAAAGGTGGAGAAGTTGTTGTCATCGCAGCAATTCCGAACCCGCTTCAAGTGAACTTCTTCGATCTTCTGGTGAAGGAAGCGAATCTGACAGCAACGCTGGCCTATCGCCACATTTTCCCTGAAGTGATTTCATTGATTGCGGAAGGATCGCTTGATGTGAAACAGGTCATCACCAAGAAAATCAAACTGGACGACATCGTAGAGGAAGGGCTGGAGCTGTTGATGAGCGACAAGAGCCATGCGAAGATTTTGGTGGAGATTGGCGGCTAA
- a CDS encoding anti-sigma factor, translating to MNEQHKESDSVNISKMVRKAKRTTTIRTVMISLLVSLIAFFGVMLGNQYLTNWSYSRADHSEQIMNLISGPDEKQTGQVNYSGFLNGSFQYYTVKVIEGVPIPWADKKINYQVFPFINFSSFGGDTSPSISLQDETMKEQGYEYTRSYNGLNGQREMLFYIPKVNYNGKILNDLPLLQEMPQDKLVEMAVSFDKDYSLKEVKQLLPAELTQTWYWVDTYDNKSFYDPYTDGNGNKSYATPDPEDWVKGFGNSDPDSTEVSEKTFLEALEQGVQLKGQYQYDFNRIYNYLKKDKARPDESDIRIIGVVVTGTTKELQALSGQPYVRGVTLGAVVDPF from the coding sequence ATGAACGAACAACATAAAGAGAGTGATTCAGTAAATATAAGCAAGATGGTCAGGAAGGCTAAGCGGACAACGACGATTCGTACTGTTATGATTTCCCTTCTAGTATCTTTAATTGCGTTTTTTGGAGTAATGCTGGGTAATCAGTATCTTACAAACTGGAGTTACAGTCGTGCAGACCATAGTGAGCAGATTATGAATCTAATTAGTGGACCCGATGAAAAGCAGACAGGACAGGTCAATTACAGTGGTTTCCTTAACGGCAGCTTTCAGTATTATACCGTTAAAGTCATAGAGGGCGTACCGATCCCTTGGGCGGATAAAAAAATAAATTATCAAGTGTTTCCATTTATTAATTTTAGCTCTTTTGGAGGGGATACGTCACCATCTATTTCGTTACAGGATGAGACCATGAAAGAACAAGGTTATGAGTATACACGTAGCTACAATGGATTAAATGGGCAGAGAGAAATGTTGTTTTACATTCCCAAAGTAAATTATAACGGGAAAATTCTTAATGATCTTCCATTACTTCAAGAAATGCCTCAAGACAAGCTTGTAGAAATGGCAGTTTCCTTTGACAAGGATTACTCTTTAAAAGAAGTGAAGCAGCTGCTTCCTGCCGAGTTAACCCAGACTTGGTATTGGGTGGATACGTATGACAACAAATCATTTTATGATCCCTACACTGATGGCAATGGGAATAAGAGTTACGCAACACCGGACCCGGAAGATTGGGTCAAAGGCTTCGGCAATTCGGATCCCGATTCAACTGAAGTGAGTGAGAAAACTTTCTTGGAAGCTTTGGAACAGGGGGTCCAACTGAAAGGACAATATCAGTACGATTTCAATCGGATATACAATTATTTAAAAAAAGATAAGGCCAGACCTGATGAAAGTGATATTCGTATTATAGGGGTAGTGGTTACAGGTACAACAAAAGAACTTCAAGCGTTAAGTGGGCAGCCTTATGTGAGAGGTGTAACTTTGGGGGCTGTGGTAGACCCATTTTAA
- a CDS encoding RNA polymerase sigma factor, with protein sequence MDAGQINELLQPKLTEIRHYLIRLGACPADAEDIVQETVYKAFLYIDSIENEKLSAWLYKVAINRYYDLCRRKKWTMVPIDMMEIPDSKLPEDGLLQQEKKEEVEAVLSQLAPLHRQLLIMKYEMEFSYQEIANLLGMRIEHVKSSLYQGRQQFKKKYRSEIK encoded by the coding sequence ATGGACGCCGGACAAATCAATGAACTGTTACAGCCAAAGCTAACTGAAATCCGGCATTATTTGATTAGACTTGGTGCTTGTCCAGCCGATGCAGAGGATATAGTGCAGGAAACTGTGTATAAAGCGTTTCTATATATAGACTCAATCGAAAATGAAAAGCTAAGTGCCTGGCTGTATAAAGTGGCTATTAACCGGTATTATGATCTTTGCCGTCGAAAAAAATGGACTATGGTTCCAATCGATATGATGGAAATACCGGATTCTAAACTGCCTGAAGATGGTCTGTTGCAACAGGAAAAGAAAGAGGAAGTAGAGGCTGTTCTCAGTCAGCTTGCTCCACTGCATAGGCAGCTTCTAATCATGAAGTATGAGATGGAGTTTTCGTACCAAGAAATAGCGAATTTGCTCGGCATGCGGATCGAACACGTTAAATCGTCGTTATACCAGGGGAGACAGCAGTTTAAAAAGAAGTATAGGAGTGAGATAAAATGA
- a CDS encoding methyl-accepting chemotaxis protein: protein MIGFFRKRLVVRIVAVVTLAMTVIAVGSMLLQVANMKLAAQEAISSYNIQIAQSYVNQLDTASYAEFAKDPKENDAFLKIRDELDDFRVSIGAMYVYFVKIDDKGTPLIMVDGMKDADKASPINEVTDIPQEAVQKLLLGQPASSSIINNEEYGNYISSYAPMLDSNGAVTGVIGIDTAVSVIGSIESDIMKSSIPFYALLLLITLIGIAVVMWFIVRGLRPLQPLKASVEKMAQGELAEANQILTSYNLKSKDEIGTTYQAMIHMSGNLNKIVSNMVEGVAVTTNILSDSTKQFNRSTDEMLEMSKTVDQSVEQIRQGAHTQKQGASDSANAMEEIAKGITDISESSMIVSDAATSALATAESGKQSMTMMKTQMESISHVSGEVVAMVQVLNNYSQEIGGALHTVRDFASQTKLLALNASIEAAHAGEHGRGFAVVADEVRKLAEASSTSMERISDLLLRIQQESQQIGSQMGVTAQEIGQGVTITVEAEQAFAHVVDAFQLVTRRIQEVSAAAEEISAGSEEAAASVNTISQISAGVSDHSDKIYRLMREQSAMFNRVAQTSTMLEQQTNEMSEAVRKVKV from the coding sequence ATGATCGGTTTTTTTAGAAAACGTTTGGTTGTACGCATTGTTGCAGTCGTTACACTGGCCATGACGGTTATAGCTGTTGGCAGCATGCTGTTACAGGTGGCCAATATGAAACTGGCTGCACAGGAGGCCATTTCGAGTTACAATATCCAAATTGCTCAGAGTTATGTGAATCAGCTGGATACAGCATCTTATGCCGAGTTTGCCAAGGATCCCAAAGAGAATGACGCATTCTTGAAGATTCGTGATGAACTGGATGATTTTCGCGTAAGTATTGGTGCAATGTATGTCTATTTCGTCAAAATAGATGACAAAGGTACCCCGCTTATTATGGTGGATGGTATGAAGGATGCGGATAAAGCCTCACCGATTAATGAAGTAACGGATATCCCTCAGGAGGCTGTGCAGAAGCTGTTGCTGGGGCAACCAGCCAGTTCTTCAATCATTAACAATGAGGAGTATGGCAACTATATTTCCTCTTACGCTCCGATGCTCGATAGTAATGGCGCTGTAACAGGTGTAATTGGTATCGATACGGCGGTATCGGTGATCGGAAGCATTGAATCGGATATCATGAAATCGAGTATTCCCTTCTATGCCTTATTGCTACTAATTACTCTTATAGGTATTGCCGTTGTCATGTGGTTTATCGTAAGGGGACTGCGACCACTTCAACCGCTGAAGGCGAGTGTGGAAAAAATGGCGCAGGGTGAGCTTGCAGAAGCCAACCAAATTTTGACGTCGTATAATCTGAAAAGCAAAGATGAGATTGGAACCACATATCAAGCGATGATACATATGTCCGGCAACTTGAATAAGATCGTGAGTAACATGGTTGAAGGCGTGGCAGTAACCACCAATATTTTATCAGACTCAACCAAACAATTTAATCGCAGTACCGACGAGATGCTTGAGATGAGCAAGACGGTTGACCAGTCTGTCGAACAGATTAGGCAAGGGGCGCATACGCAGAAGCAGGGTGCGAGCGATAGTGCGAATGCAATGGAAGAGATTGCCAAAGGCATAACGGACATTTCCGAATCTTCCATGATAGTATCTGATGCAGCAACAAGTGCCCTAGCTACAGCAGAGTCCGGTAAACAGAGCATGACAATGATGAAAACACAGATGGAGAGCATCTCCCATGTCTCAGGTGAAGTTGTAGCGATGGTTCAGGTGCTGAACAACTATTCCCAGGAGATTGGTGGTGCCCTGCACACGGTTCGTGATTTTGCGAGTCAGACGAAGCTGCTTGCGCTTAATGCATCCATTGAAGCAGCTCATGCAGGCGAACATGGCAGAGGTTTTGCGGTTGTGGCGGATGAAGTTCGCAAGCTTGCTGAGGCCTCAAGCACATCTATGGAACGGATCTCCGACTTGCTGCTTCGCATTCAACAAGAATCACAGCAGATTGGGTCACAGATGGGGGTTACCGCACAGGAGATTGGACAAGGTGTTACGATTACCGTAGAAGCGGAGCAAGCTTTCGCTCATGTGGTTGATGCATTCCAACTAGTGACTCGTCGCATTCAAGAAGTCTCCGCTGCGGCAGAGGAAATCTCGGCAGGATCGGAAGAGGCCGCAGCCTCCGTCAATACGATCTCGCAGATCTCAGCCGGGGTCTCGGATCATTCGGATAAAATCTATCGCTTGATGCGTGAACAGTCGGCCATGTTCAACAGGGTGGCGCAGACTTCTACCATGCTGGAGCAGCAGACCAACGAGATGAGCGAAGCCGTGCGTAAAGTGAAAGTATAG
- a CDS encoding GNAT family N-acetyltransferase — protein MTTAAVTILPATETDHPEIVDILVASYAEYRETFEQNERWEAYLKDIRESVVNPYLTQLWVAKIDDQIVGTVQLFETAHKAYPNFELPIDYPFIRLLGVDPKWRGHGIARELLQQCVESAKDMGKNTVYLYTGGQMVNAIRLYERFGFTEDEEFSSESSGGKAICYRYDS, from the coding sequence ATGACAACGGCTGCCGTTACGATTCTTCCTGCCACAGAAACAGACCATCCAGAGATCGTAGATATCCTTGTTGCAAGTTATGCCGAGTATCGGGAGACATTTGAGCAAAATGAACGTTGGGAGGCTTACTTAAAAGACATTAGAGAGTCAGTGGTTAATCCGTACCTGACACAATTGTGGGTTGCCAAAATTGATGATCAGATTGTGGGTACCGTCCAATTGTTCGAAACAGCGCATAAGGCCTATCCAAACTTTGAATTGCCCATTGATTATCCATTTATTCGACTATTAGGTGTTGATCCCAAATGGAGAGGTCATGGGATCGCCAGAGAACTGCTCCAGCAATGCGTGGAATCTGCCAAAGACATGGGCAAAAATACGGTGTATTTATATACAGGCGGTCAGATGGTCAATGCCATCCGTTTATATGAGCGTTTCGGATTTACAGAGGATGAGGAATTCAGCTCCGAGAGTAGCGGGGGTAAGGCGATCTGCTACCGCTATGATTCCTAG